One window of the Deltaproteobacteria bacterium CG11_big_fil_rev_8_21_14_0_20_49_13 genome contains the following:
- a CDS encoding DNA mismatch repair protein MutS has translation MGTHSDQTSVTPMLKQYWQIKSEIEDKETILFFRLGDFYEMFFDDARIASELLDITLTSRNKSDANPVPLCGIPYHAAEGYISKLLSSGKKVAICEQVEDPKTAKGIVRREIIKIITPGVLMETDSLVAGENNYLAAINEEFALAICDVSTGDFRAAALKDVEHLIRELARIEPKEILVPRSLSESQIFLKLKPLLSASMLTVLDDPNFDPLVKEVALEGVPSEAYSSVGAVISYLKNTHKRELGHIKSVTAYSVDQHMVVDESTKRNLELTRTMSEASHTGSLSWLLDRTRTAMGGRTLRRWMLYPLLDTIAIDDKLDAVESIKDDFKLFEELKNDLTLIADIERITSRIVIGSANARELVSLKESLKVIPRLKLNLNGAGGLLGSIVKRLDDCRELLEKIEGVLVAEPPLSVKEGGLIKEGFSKELDELRSLATDGKGFIARLETSEKTRTGISSLKVRYNKVFGYYIEITHTHADKVPENYIRKQTLANAERFITPELKEYEEKVLGAEERIRQLEHELFTGVRTYAAEFAGRLAETADALGRLDALASLAFVANDNRYTRPVVKNDGEIKITGGRHPIIEKLNSTERFVPNDISLNMNDCRMMIITGPNMAGKSTIMRQTALIVLMAQMGSFVPASDASISVVDRIFTRVGASDNLVKGQSTFMVEMREASVILREATDKSLILIDEIGRGTSTYDGVSIAWAVAEYLHDRIKAKTLFATHYHELTDLALTKEGIKNFNVAVKEWNDQIIFLRKLVSGGVNRSYGIEVARLAGLPQEVVTRAKEILLKLEKGEMVLKGEETRQMGLFEGDSQLQNILKGVNLDTLTPIEALNVLHEMKNKL, from the coding sequence ATGGGAACGCATTCAGACCAGACGTCCGTTACGCCAATGCTTAAGCAGTATTGGCAGATAAAGTCCGAGATCGAGGACAAAGAGACCATCCTTTTTTTTCGATTAGGCGACTTTTACGAGATGTTCTTTGACGACGCCAGAATAGCCTCCGAACTTCTAGATATCACATTGACTTCAAGAAATAAGAGCGACGCAAACCCGGTCCCTTTGTGCGGTATTCCGTACCATGCGGCGGAAGGATATATCTCAAAGCTCCTCTCAAGCGGCAAGAAAGTGGCTATTTGCGAGCAGGTTGAAGACCCCAAAACGGCCAAGGGTATCGTTAGGCGCGAGATAATAAAGATCATAACGCCGGGCGTTCTGATGGAGACCGACAGCCTAGTTGCCGGCGAGAACAATTATCTGGCGGCGATAAATGAAGAGTTCGCGCTTGCCATATGTGACGTTTCGACCGGCGACTTCAGGGCGGCGGCCCTCAAGGACGTGGAACATCTTATAAGGGAGCTGGCAAGGATAGAACCCAAGGAGATCCTTGTGCCTCGCTCACTCTCTGAATCGCAGATTTTTTTGAAATTAAAACCGCTCCTTTCTGCTTCGATGTTGACCGTCCTTGACGATCCAAACTTTGACCCTCTGGTCAAAGAGGTCGCCCTTGAAGGCGTTCCAAGCGAGGCATATTCATCTGTAGGCGCCGTCATCAGTTATTTAAAGAACACCCATAAGAGGGAGCTTGGTCATATCAAGAGCGTTACTGCATATTCCGTCGATCAGCATATGGTGGTCGATGAGTCAACAAAGCGTAACCTAGAGCTCACCCGCACGATGTCCGAGGCATCGCATACCGGTTCTTTGAGCTGGCTCCTTGACCGGACAAGGACCGCAATGGGAGGACGCACCCTAAGAAGGTGGATGCTCTATCCTCTTTTAGACACGATAGCCATTGATGACAAGCTCGACGCCGTCGAGAGCATAAAGGATGATTTTAAATTATTCGAAGAACTAAAGAACGATCTTACCCTCATTGCAGATATTGAAAGGATCACTTCAAGGATAGTTATCGGAAGCGCAAATGCCAGAGAGCTGGTCTCCCTAAAGGAATCGCTTAAGGTGATACCAAGGCTAAAGTTGAATCTTAACGGCGCAGGCGGTCTTTTAGGGAGTATCGTAAAGAGGCTTGATGATTGCAGGGAACTTTTAGAGAAAATAGAGGGCGTGTTGGTCGCCGAACCTCCGTTATCTGTAAAAGAAGGGGGGCTTATAAAAGAGGGTTTTTCTAAGGAGCTGGATGAACTTCGCTCGCTTGCAACGGACGGCAAAGGGTTCATCGCAAGGCTCGAGACCTCCGAAAAGACAAGGACCGGAATAAGTTCACTTAAGGTAAGGTATAACAAGGTCTTCGGTTATTATATCGAGATAACGCATACCCATGCCGACAAGGTGCCGGAGAACTATATCCGAAAGCAGACCTTAGCGAATGCCGAGAGGTTCATAACTCCCGAACTCAAAGAATACGAGGAAAAGGTCTTGGGCGCCGAAGAGAGGATCCGCCAGTTAGAACATGAGTTGTTCACGGGGGTAAGGACGTACGCGGCGGAATTCGCCGGAAGGCTTGCAGAGACGGCCGACGCCTTAGGTCGGCTCGATGCGCTTGCTTCGCTTGCATTCGTTGCCAACGACAACCGCTACACAAGGCCCGTTGTAAAGAACGACGGCGAGATAAAGATAACCGGCGGGCGCCATCCCATCATAGAAAAGCTCAACAGCACGGAACGTTTCGTCCCTAACGATATATCGCTCAACATGAACGATTGCCGGATGATGATAATAACGGGGCCGAACATGGCCGGCAAATCGACCATCATGCGGCAGACGGCCCTTATCGTCCTCATGGCGCAGATGGGCTCCTTTGTTCCCGCAAGTGACGCATCAATAAGTGTGGTCGACAGGATTTTTACCCGTGTGGGAGCCTCCGATAATCTCGTTAAGGGCCAATCGACCTTTATGGTAGAGATGAGAGAGGCCTCGGTGATACTCAGAGAGGCCACGGATAAAAGCCTTATCCTCATAGACGAGATAGGAAGAGGCACCTCCACCTACGACGGTGTTTCAATAGCATGGGCGGTCGCCGAATATCTGCACGACCGCATCAAGGCAAAGACCCTCTTTGCCACGCATTACCACGAACTGACCGACCTTGCTCTCACCAAAGAGGGGATAAAGAACTTCAACGTGGCGGTCAAAGAGTGGAACGATCAGATAATATTCCTTAGAAAACTTGTGTCGGGCGGAGTTAACAGAAGCTACGGTATAGAGGTCGCGCGTCTTGCTGGGTTGCCGCAGGAGGTTGTGACGCGCGCAAAAGAGATTCTTTTAAAGCTCGAAAAGGGGGAGATGGTACTTAAGGGCGAAGAGACGAGGCAGATGGGCCTTTTTGAAGGAGATTCTCAATTGCAAAATATACTGAAAGGCGTTAATCTGGACACGTTGACGCCTATCGAGGCGCTAAATGTGTTGCACGAGATGAAAAACAAGTTATAG
- a CDS encoding site-specific tyrosine recombinase XerD, with amino-acid sequence MFQEIDSYVNYVRVEKGLSPNSVSAYAHDLRLMSEFFESKKITDLKVIREPHILAFLVNLHKSGIESRSVSRHMVSVRGLFNFLRREKIIDYDPTAKIEFPKKWHRLPEVMTMSEVDSLLATPDVNTSYGFRDYTILQIMYACGLRVSEVVGLSLNQLTLGTTDHDLTYLMTMGKGSKERIVPIGHIACTVIKQYLEEVRPSFTRPDSPDRLFISRLGRGLSRQQLWNIITKLARKSGIKRNIKPHTLRHSFATHLIERGADLRSVQTMLGHSDISSTQIYTHVDTKHLKEIYKKFHPRS; translated from the coding sequence ATGTTCCAAGAGATAGATTCATATGTGAACTATGTCAGGGTCGAAAAGGGGTTAAGCCCCAATTCGGTCTCTGCTTACGCCCACGACCTGCGTTTGATGTCGGAATTCTTCGAGTCAAAGAAGATAACCGATCTTAAAGTGATAAGAGAGCCTCACATCCTGGCCTTTCTGGTCAACCTTCACAAGAGCGGCATTGAGAGCCGTTCGGTCTCAAGACACATGGTCTCCGTGAGGGGGCTCTTTAATTTCCTGCGCCGCGAGAAGATCATTGATTACGATCCCACGGCAAAGATCGAATTCCCTAAGAAATGGCACAGGCTCCCCGAGGTAATGACGATGAGCGAGGTCGATAGCCTCCTCGCTACGCCCGATGTGAATACCAGCTACGGCTTCAGGGATTACACCATCCTTCAGATCATGTACGCCTGCGGCTTGCGCGTTTCTGAGGTTGTGGGCCTTTCGCTGAACCAGCTGACGCTCGGCACAACAGATCACGACCTTACCTATTTGATGACGATGGGAAAAGGCTCCAAAGAGAGGATAGTACCCATTGGCCACATTGCCTGCACCGTGATAAAACAGTATCTGGAAGAGGTGAGACCGAGCTTTACAAGGCCCGATTCACCCGACAGGCTCTTTATATCGAGACTGGGAAGGGGGCTTTCACGGCAACAGTTATGGAACATCATCACAAAACTTGCCCGCAAGTCAGGGATAAAGAGAAACATTAAACCTCATACTCTAAGGCATTCATTTGCAACGCATTTAATTGAAAGGGGAGCAGACCTCCGCTCGGTTCAGACGATGCTCGGCCACTCCGATATATCATCGACCCAGATATATACCCATGTCGATACGAAACATCTTAAGGAGATCTACAAGAAGTTCCACCCAAGATCATGA